A DNA window from Arachis hypogaea cultivar Tifrunner chromosome 18, arahy.Tifrunner.gnm2.J5K5, whole genome shotgun sequence contains the following coding sequences:
- the LOC114925805 gene encoding TMV resistance protein N-like — protein sequence MGDVVTKKYKMEELNDDDSLELFCWHAFNSKEPAENFENVSRNAISYAKGFPLALEVIGSHLGGFTKTYLDIACFFKGEKWEYVKRVLKACDFYPVLRVFISKCLVTVNQNGCLEMHDLVQDMGKEIVMSESPTNPGERSRLWSPKDILQVLKDDTVRRSVDPVLVFYREVAQLKE from the exons ATGGGTGATGTTGTCACCAAGAAATACAAGATGGAGGAGCTAAATGATGATGATTCCTTGGAACTCTTTTGTTGGCATGCTTTCAACAGCAAGGAGCCTGCAGAGAACTTTGAAAATGTTTCAAGAAATGCAATAAGTTATGCAAAGGGCTTTCCACTTGCTTTAGAAGTAATAGGCTCCCATTTAGGGGGTTTTACAA AAACTTACTTGGACATTGCTTGTTTCTTCAAAGGAGAGAAATGGGAGTATGTTAAAAGGGTATTGAAAGCTTGCGACTTCTATCCAGTTCTTCGAGTGTTCATTAGTAAATGTCTTGTCACTGTAAATCAAAATGGCTGCTTGGAAATGCATGATCTAGTGCAAGACATGGGCAAGGAGATTGTAATGAGCGAGTCGCCAACAAACCCGGGTGAACGTAGCAGATTATGGTCTCCCAAGGACATTCTTCAAGTACTCAAAGATGACACAGTAAGAA GAAGTGTTGATCCTGTGCTTGTGTTTTATCGGGAAGTAGCTCAATTGAAGGAATAA